In Conger conger chromosome 12, fConCon1.1, whole genome shotgun sequence, one DNA window encodes the following:
- the LOC133105672 gene encoding proteinase-activated receptor 3-like, with product MPKTVLMILLMYLVLLDISLQDNGEKSNEEYQNITSIRPRSFNGRRMATKIIPPEIKIMMETDSFSFSPTPSLELDPLANDTASYFTGVLSTRVIPAIYIVAIIIGIPSNTIVLVALSSKTKAFSAAILYFSLALSDLLFLLTLTLRVFYHFNGNHWVFGEAACRVVTACFYGNVYCSINTLMCISIKRYLATVHPFTYKSLPKHSCTLWSSLMVWFLFFTAMVPELLITQSYHLPQLGITSCHDVLPLNDKSFSFLPYYKLTLICMGFFVPFIVTVISHVSIIYQLNKAYDDWMYFIKMSTLVFIIFTVCFMPSNVIHFIHYVKLYTSTEEHFYVYYSVAMCLCGFHSCLDPFLFSFMSRSTGSKLYFITFKGKT from the exons ATGCCGAAAACAGTACTGATGATATTACTAATGTATCTCGTGCTACTGGATATCTCTCTCCAAGACAACG GGGAAAAGTCCAATGAAGAATACCAAAACATCACATCTATCAGGCCAAGAAGCTTCAATGGAAGGAGAATGGCAACAAAAATCATACCCCCGGAAATCAAGATCATGATGGAGACAGACtcgttttctttttctcccactCCGTCCCTGGAGTTGGACCCATTGGCCAATGACACGGCCAGTTACTTCACTGGTGTCCTGAGCACCCGTGTCATCCCTGCCATCTACATAGTGGCCATTATCATTGGGATACCATCCAACACCATTGTCCTGGTGGCTCTGAGCTCCAAAACCAAAGCATTCTCCGCCGCCATCCTCTATTTCAGCCTGGCCCTGTCTGACCTGCTATTCCTGCTAACTCTAACACTGAGAGTGTTCTACCACTTCAACGGAAACCACTGGGTGTTTGGGGAGGCTGCGTGCAGGGTGGTGACAGCCTGTTTCTATGGAAACGTCTACTGCTCCATCAACACGCTCATGTGTATCAGCATCAAGCGCTACCTGGCCACTGTCCACCCCTTCACCTATAAGAGCCTGCCCAAGCACTCCTGCACCCTGTGGAGCAGTCTGATggtctggtttctgtttttcactGCCATGGTTCCAGAACTCCTCATTACTCAGAGCTACCATCTCCCACAACTTGGGATAACCAGCTGCCATGATGTCCTCCCCCTAAATGACAAATCATTCTCCTTCCTGCCCTACTATAAACTCACCCTGATTTGTATGGGATTCTTTGTGCCCTTCATAGTCACTGTCATCTCCCATGTGTCTATAATCTACCAGCTGAACAAGGCATACGATGACTGGATGTATTTTATCAAAATGAGCACCTTGGTGTTCATTATATtcacagtgtgctttatgcCCAGTAATGTAATCCACTTCATTCATTATGTCAAATTGTACACCAGCACAGAGGAGCACTTCTATGTGTACTACAGTGTggcaatgtgtttgtgtggctttcACAGCTGTCTGGACCCCTTCCTGTTCTCCTTCATGTCCAGATCGACAGGGTCAAAGCTGTACTTCATCACATTTAAGGGAAAAACATAA
- the LOC133141580 gene encoding proteinase-activated receptor 1-like: MGLVASGEAGESQVSTGGVDRLWTLVGGWTQVDMAPRQGVEVPVVVGPEDREMEAVPLVDRVLGSAPTGRAAEGVDHDGQESVAGEGEDTKVIDKEAELFLTGSLLTTVIPSIYVLVFIISFPLNAAAVFMFSLRVRPQKPAAIFMLNLATADLLFVLLLPFKASYSFNGNNWVYGPAMCSVVTAAFYCNMYCSVLLMMSISADRFLAVVYPIRSLAWRRRRNAVAVCSAMWLLAVAGVIPILLSKQTVCLPQLGITTCHDVLDLSEQRSYYLYFFLTFSCAFFFIPLVVTTACYVCIIQVLLRTSGSKRSKKTRSVVMAFTVLTVFVVCFTPSNVLLLVHYSQFADQHSVNSYAAYLVSVCIGSVSCCLDPVIYYYGSSQCRKNIARLLHCQAPPAGSGSGSPPRAPKVMRSDEK; encoded by the exons ATGGGTTTGGTGGCCTCAGGGGAAGCAGGAGAGTCCCAGGTGAGTACGGGAGGTGTGGACCGGCTCTGGACGCTGGTTGGCGGCTGGACACAG GTAGACATGGCTCCGCGCCAGGGTGTAGAGGTGCCGGTTGTGGTGGGGCCGGAGGATCGGGAGATGGAGGCTGTCCCCCTGGTTGATCGGGTCCTGGGTTCCGCACCGACTGGACGAGCTGCTGAAGGAGTTGATCATGACGGGCAAGAGTCTGTTGCTGGAGA GGGAGAGGACACAAAGGTCATCGACAAAGAGGCTGAACTGTTCCTGACTGGCTCTTTGCTGACCACGGTCATCCCCAGCATCTACGTCCTGGTGTTCATCATCAGTTTCCCTCTCAACGCTGCCGCCGTTTTTATGTTCTCGCTCAGGGTCAGACCCCAAAAGCCGGCGGCCATCTTCATGCTCAACCTGGCCACGGCCGACCTGCTGtttgtgctgctgctgccattCAAGGCGTCCTACAGCTTCAATGGCAACAACTGGGTGTATGGGCCGGCCATGTGCAGTGTGGTCACCGCCGCCTTCTACTGCAACATGTACTGCTCGGTCCTCCTGATGATGAGCATCAGTGCCGATCGCTTCCTGGCCGTGGTCTACCCCATTAGATCGCTGGCCTGGCGCCGCCGGAGGAACGCAGTGGCCGTGTGTTCTGCCATGTGGCTGCTGGCTGTTGCCGGGGTGATACCCATCCTCCTGTCCAAGCagactgtgtgtctgcctcAGCTGGGCATCACCACCTGCCATGACGTGCTGGACCTCAGCGAGCAGCGGAGCTACTACCTCTACTTCTTCCTCACCTTCTCCTGTGCGTTCTTCTTCATCCCCCTCGTTGTTACCACTGCCTGCTACGTGTGCATAATCCAAGTCCTGCTTCGCACCAGCGGGTCAAAGCGCTCCAAGAAGACCCGGTCCGTGGTCATGGCATTCACGGTGCTGACGGTGTTTGTGGTCTGCTTCACCCCGTCCAACGTCCTCCTGCTGGTCCACTACTCACAGTTTGCCGACCAGCACAGTGTCAACTCCTACGCTGCTTACCTGGTCTCCGTGTGCATTGGCAGTGTGAGCTGCTGCCTGGATCCGGTCATCTATTACTATGGCTCATCTCAGTGCCGGAAGAACATCGCCCGGCTCCTCCACTGTCAGGCCCCTCCAGCGGGCTCAGGGTCTGGAAGTCCTCCCAGGGCACCCAAAGTGATGAGAAGTgatgaaaagtga